The Buteo buteo chromosome 5, bButBut1.hap1.1, whole genome shotgun sequence DNA segment TGCTTGGTTGCCAACTTGGGGTCATCATTGCCAAAATTGGCCTGCCATTTTCATCACATGTTCATCATTTAAAAAGTCAGTCAAAGGAGAACGGATAGCACTGCTGAACTGTATCCTCAACTAAAACCCCATTAGATGTGCATTAGCTTGATCTGCATGTTGAAAAATCTAATATGGGTTTGATTGTaatttttggggttttttttctcccaagggGTGATAGGACTTAATCAGTATTTCTCTGTATGGATTTATAGTGGTTTTGCCGGTTGGAATACTTCCTGCagacataaaacaaaattaattttattggtTTTACATTACTAATTAATGTGGTGTTCTTAAGCCCACTATCTACTACCTAAACTAATGGGAGTTTTTTCAGAGCTCAGTATAtgtatattggaaaaaaaaattaaccatttCACATAAAATACAGCAGGGCATGTGAATAGTATTAAGTATTGAAATTTTGTTTAGACGTGTTTTGCCTAATCTGCAATCCATAGTTTGATGTCAACAATGGCAACTATAATGAACACTTTCCAACGTAATTGACAGTAAACTTGCCATGTGTATTAAACACCCTTATAGAAACCTAATTGTGATACGGAGAAGCTATTGGTAGCATTTCCTTTATTCCATCTTGAAGTATGTAAAGAGCAGTGTTTCTGAACAATAAAGGAGCAAAAATTTTTATGGACAACacaaggaaaggaggagaaattgTTCTGTGTACTGTGAAATCTGAGGAAAGCCTTCTCTCTCTTGGTATTATGTGTTTGAGCTAGTAGTTTGAATTTTTGTATTTGATCTATGGCACTTTCAGTGTATGAATATCATTAAGGCAAGTTTGCTTTTGGACTCTGCAGATAAacttaatgtgaaaaaaagggTTGGTTTCTGCTTAGCAGgcatataaacattttaattttgtaggtTGGGTGGTATAGAAGTGTTGCTTTTTACACCTTGTATTCTATACTTAATAAATGGTGTCTTGACTTGGTCAAATGAGGAATGTCAGGGTTCTACAGATTAACCAAGTTAGTGGTCCCTATTTTTGTccctttaaaaagttttatttcattgttcTTTTCAGTTAAACATAAGGTATTTAAGTATTTAGTTGCCTAAATCTTTACCTAAATAGTAGTAGTCTTCCTCAAAACAGGTTGGTGGTATCCTAACTTTTCCTGCGAGGGTGTGGTGGAAATCTTGCAGTGTACAGTAACTCTCAGCTTCCttgttctttctgtctgttctaAGGCTGGTGGCTTGGAGCGCTGCAGTTCATCTGAAAACCTAGCTTGCATTGTATGTTTACCCACCTGACTGGTAAATGTGCTCCTCCCCATGGGCTGGGCTGGCATTATATTGTATGTAATGATAGTGTCAAGATCAGTTGAGTACAGAGGCTGCAGGCAATACTAAATGCACGCTGCTTGCTGGGGAAAAGACTGCTTATGCCGTGTTCAGAacagctggggagaaaagggTGCTCTCAGGTGATTGAAGGAAAGGACTATTTGAAGACCAAATTGTAAATTACTATTCTTACTTGAAGatttttgctgtggtttttaaaaaacaagaaaaacctttttgtttgggtttttcttctctacAGTCAGTAATACTGTTAAACTCTCTTCCCTGGAGagaattttttaacagaaaatcttAGTTTTTATGTACGGGCAAAAGTTAGTGAAGGTCTTGGTGTCTCTTTAAGTGCTAGTGTTGATGATTGTATTGAAAGACCTGCTTTCCGAAGACTGTTATGTAAGATGACCAGAAGAATTGAATGACTATTCAGTGAAAAAAGAATCAGGTGCTTGTGTTGTTGAGGAGAGGGGAGGTCAAATAcccatttttaaattctttcttgaAATAGGATTTTTCTTATGAAATCTTGCCTCTGAAGATCTGTAATAGATGTTTTATACAGGATTTTTCTGTAAAGCCTCACAACTTTTTATTTGGGACTGATTTGACGTActtaactggggaaaaaaaaattcagagaaaaatgttttctttgaggTAGCAGTTTATTAAGTGATAAAagcctcagcctttttttttttttttggagctgTTGCATTTGCCTGACTCCTGGAAAGAAACATGAAGATCTTAGAGCATGTTATGAATAATCTTTCATTTAGTAGAACTACGTGGCATTGGTGAGTACAGTTGAAATAGGCAGACTGTCCTTCATTTGAATGAAGTCTGTATTAGTTCTAGGTTTATAAGTGAAAAGCAGTGCTGCAATCTTTAGTTCTTTGCCAGATTTAGAAGATAGCCTGATCATCTTGAaatggttttggggtggtttctctatttgtattttttaccttttaataGTGTTGAAATTTgaggaatttaattttataaatttaacTTTAGTATAGAAAACGCTTCCTTAGTCACCATTTGTACTGGAAATGGCATATAAAACTTCAGCTTTAGTTCCTTTGCAACTGTTTGGCACCAATAAACACATGAATGCAGCTCTTcctatttggttttattttgttttggtttattttcaatTTAGCTATTGGTTGGTTAGTCAAGTCAGAGGAAGCCTTCCAGATTCATAGTAATCTCAGATTCATGGTGATATCTGAGACCGAGGATGGTATCTTCAAAGTGCCCTTACGCTGAGCCAGGGGATTGGACTAGACtatctccagaggtgcctgccAGCCTCCACTGTTCTATGATTCCTTGACTGTAAAATACGAGATGGCGCATAATGTAATGTTGAAAACCTGTGTGTGATACCGAGTGTAACTGCATATTTGTATTCTGTGTTATGTAATGATATTTAGAAGGAGAGATGGCACTGTTTGTTAGTAAAGGTTATTGGTATTAGACTACTTCATTAATCTCTAGTTTCTGCTGTATTTATGTGTAGAGTATaggcattttggaaaggaaaatgagcagGTTATTATACCTCCAGTATCatcatctgttttattttaacccTTGAAGTGCTAAATCCAAATCTCTTTGTAAATTTGGCTTGTTCAGCATTTATACTaatctgctttgctttatgGATTATATCTGCACCATATGGAAAAGGATGGGATGCTTGTAACATGCGAAATACAACTGTGAAATTATGTAGCTTAGAAGTAGATataaatgaagaaggaaaatagagCTGGGTATTCCTAAATCAACTAAATGTATTACAGAGCAACATGAGTGTTCTCTTACTGAACCCTCTTGAAAGctgtaaaattatttgtatatttatatatttagtTCTTGAGGTTCTCAAGTCTTAGAATACTGTCCTGACAATAGGCAGACaggagttttaaaatactttaaaaagttttgtgtgtttttggttttggtggggttttttggttttggatttattttttttttaattggtagTTGTGCTGCTTTAAGCAGATAAACTTGTTTTGGGatcaacattaaaataatatatagattagagttttaaagaaattttgcaCAAAAGTTATGTATGCTTACATATCTGTAATGTTTGCCTGGAATAGAAGTATACAGGCATCTGTACCTGTTTAAGCCCTTTATTTATGAGGCTTTGTCATAGGAAGTATAAGAGCTGCAAATGCAGACTTCCCAGAATAGAGTTTATGTACTACAGTGTTGTCATAGTTGTTGAGGCTTATCTTGAGGATTTTGTACAGATGACCACGTGAATCTTAATTATTTGCCCTTCTCTTGTAATGGTCTTGTTTAGTATGAAACTGTAGAATTTGTGTCTGCATCTACAGGCTTCAAACTGTATTGAGAAAACTGTGACTGTATACTGGTATCAGTGAAAAAGTGCTGAAGGAAGCATTGCTAAAAAGAATATTTGGGTTGGAACTACtgcactattttttaaattcacattgACTTAAGCTGTTTGACTTAGAGTATTGGATGGGAAAAACGTTTATGCCGTAgctttttctgattctctgaTTGGATGTTTCTCCTTATTTTGAGTTGTCTTAAGAGGAGAGAGCACTAAGACAAGATAAGAGGAAAGCATTACGGCTCGAAGCATCAGGGAAGATGTCAGTTCAAGAACTTGATCCAGGAGCTTTTGTAGTGCTTCTGTTAAAGTCTCCGTTTGCTTGTGTTGCTAGCATGGTAGCAGTTATAAGAATGGACACTTTAATACTGTGTTACTATCTTAATATAGTAAAGCACTGATTGGTTTCATGGGGGGAAAGGCATCGTTACAACACGATCTATTGCATCCTTATTTCTATTGTTCTAGGACTGCGTGCAATTATAATTAAGGATATATTCTTAACTGACCAGAACGTTATCAAAGCAAAATGTAGTaacattgtctttttttctattctctAGGCACATTCAGGATCCAGCAAGCCAGCGGTTGACATGGAACAAACCTCCCAAGAGCGTCCTTGTTATTAAAAAGATACGTGATGCTAGTCTGCTGCAGCCTTTTAAAGAGCTTTGTGTGTATCTTACTGAGGTAATGAAAtgtaaattctatttttaaccataattaaaaattttacatCTAAACTGTTCTCAATTACTGATTCTgttgagcttaaaaaaaaaaaagtaaactcaAAACTTTGCTTCATTCTGTTTGCAGTTCTAAGTTACAGGGAATGAGATATAAAAAGCTTTAAGCCTTGAACAAACAGCAGTGTTACTGTATCATGCAACCTATATTCCaaagtttagtttagtttaattCATTAGATGGTCTGTGCGTGCTGCAAAATTCTCACTGGAATTAGAccacacattaaaaataaaccccgCAACCAAGAGATGCAGACCACTtctgtaaattattatttatatgttttaaaCTAATGCAAATTATGGGGAGGGTCAAatattctgtcattttaaaaggttattAACAAGCTTATTTTATCTCTCCTAAGGAGAACAATATGATAGTgtatgtagaaaaaaaagtattggaaGACCCCGCTATAGCTAATGATGATAATTTTGGACCAGTGAAGAAGAAATTTTGCACCTTCAGAGAAGGTATGGTAATGATTTCTTGAAAGTAAAGTTGAAGTATATTGCTTTTTTGTCTTGGTATTTCCTTAGTCGCTGGGTCAAGTTTGTAAAACTAATGTGTATTTGCAAACAGCTGTTGTTACATCTTAGGTGTGCTTTTTTATGTTTGTGAGTGAATGTTGGCATGCTGTGCTTAATTTATGTTAGGAAATTATGACTGTTGATAAAACTTAATTCAAAACTTTTATTTCAATGTTACTTCTAGATTATGATGATATCTCCAATCAGATAGACTTTATCATATGCCTGGGAGGAGATGGGACCTTACTTTATGCTTCTTCGCTTTTCCAGGTTGGTCTTTATGGGAAATAGACTTAAagacctcttttctttttgaagtatttgaaggtggttggtttttttttttcttttgttattgaGGACAGCATTTGTCCTTTGCtgttcattccttttttttttttcaagcctgTTTTACCCTATACCTTCTGAAAATAGTCTATGTAATatgttgtttttattatgcACAGTTGAAGTTACATCAATAGTCAAAATATTTACAGGCAATTAGTAGAAGTATGAATTGCTTTTATTCCGtagcttttaaattcttttctttattgaTAGGGTAGTGTACCTCCAGTTATGGCTTTTCATCTGGGATCCCTTGGATTTCTTACTCCATTTAATTTTGAGAATTTTCAGTCCCAAGTCACTCAGGTTATAGAAGGTAAATTTAAGGGGACAAGGTGTGGTGTCTCTTTTTGTTAcgttttctgtagctttttccAAGACTAGTAAATTTTCTTGACCAACTCATTTAGGTTGGCCCATAAGATTGAGTCACAAGAAATGTATACTAACCTAACAAAAGCATTGCATTGCATTGACCCAttcagtgctgctttctgtACTATTGTGCAAAGGAAAATGACTAAGAAATAACTTTGTCCTGTGTGGAGTAAACAAGTAAAAGATGATGCAGAATTTATGTTAAATGATAGATAAACATACAAATAGAGTGTAGCTCTGAAATCTGTGGTAGTCTGTTTCTCTCAGCAGTACAGTGCTTAAATACTGAGAAGTcaggcaaataaaatatttaagggaagaaatactttgtttcttCAATATGAGATTCTTTGAGTTGCATCCAAAGTAGATTCCCGAAAAGACGTATAAATTCTCATGTTGCTAGAATGTTGTCTTTTAATAGGTGTTTCTAATGCACTCATTCTCTTTAAGCTTAGCTTTTGTCTTAGTGAAGACCACATGAGCCTAACAGTGTTTTCCCATCTTGATCATGTCCATAtaaaacttaaattttctttttgcatcatgaggaaagggaggaaggactgggttcaaattttattttaattttgctcatTACTACTAAAAATGAGTTTTGAGCTTTAACCAAATATAGACAATTATCTTGTGAATGAAATTGGGAACGTTGAAAGCACGGGCAATAGAGAGGTGGCATTTCATACAGTTCACTAGTTGTTACAGGGTTTTATTTACTATACTAGCATATCATTTTTGTGTACTTTCTCCTATATTTCACTTCTAGGCAATGCAGCGCTTGTTCTACGAAGCAGGCTGAAGGTGAAAGTAGTAAAAGagcacagagagaaaatgacaGTACAAAATGGTATAGAAGAAAATGGAGTAGTGTCTACAAATATAGAGAAGGAAGTGGGCAAGCAAATTATGCAATATCAGGTCAGAGggcaaaataagcaaaagaacTAATACGCTGTTTGTAAATTGCTTTGTACTTGTTTTATTATAACTTTCCCCTTTCCATTAGTTTACCTGCATTAGCCCAGTAGTGTGGGACAGATCCATATTGCTCTAATTCACAATATGGGCACTGCACAATGAGGAAGTGGTGTATCATTACTTTCTGCAATCATAAGTGCTAATATTGTACTTTCCTGTAGTaacattttccttctattttgaaaacaaagtagTAGTTATAAAATGGGATATCCCAAAGATTTTtataagtaaaaagaaaaaccctgtACATTGTTAATAACCAGCTTCTGGAAATAATTCTTAACATCTAACAACTGCAGCTGGCACTTGATAAGACAGAACTGTAAAGAGAGTCTAATTTGGCAGGTACTAAATCAGTATGAATTTTTCAAAGCTTGTTTCAGCTTGTCATTTTTTTACATTGCCAAGTCAGCAATAGTGGACTGGTGTAATATTTGATGTCATGGCAGGTCCTAAATGAAGTTGTAGTGGATCGCGGTCCTTCTTCTTACCTTTCCAATGTAGATGTCTTTCTAGATGGACACCTGATAACAACAGTGCAAGGAGATGGTGAGTCTGCTTCTTGAGTTAAATTGCTTATGAGTTCATGTGTAGACTGTTGCTATTTTACTGGAGGATTTTCTCACATGGAAACAAAATCTCAAGCTTCTGTTCACTGTGACAGAAAATGTTAGTGTGCAATGAATAGGTATGTTTATTTATTGGTAGCTAATGTGTTCCACAACGAAGCATTAAAGTGTTGTAAGCTTTGTTTATGGACTTGCGAAAGCAAGTGGCAGTTTCTTTGGGTATGGTGTGTTAGGGCTAAGAGCAAGAAATAGCTTAGAAAAAATTTGCGTGGATATCTGGAATTTGCTGAAGGCCTAAGATCTCAACTCATGAAATACAGAAGTTCATCTTTAAAGCTCTTATCCTTCAAAAAACGAACGTCACTGTTACAAAGTTGTGTAACCTGAGATCTAGAAGTTTATGCAACTTACATGAAACCATAAAACTAACATGCTGTGCCAGGATTAGAAGAGAGTTTCTGACTTTTTGTGTATTAGACTGCAATTCTCCTGTGAAATACAAGTTGATACAttctctgcttcattttcatAACAGTGCTATTTCTTAGTTGTCTTCCAAAATAACACATTGATTGTAATGCTTatgtaaatgaaatttttgCTCCTTTCACAGGAGTCATTGTCTCCACGCCAACTGGTAGCACTGCAtatgcagctgcagcaggagcttcTATGATTCATCCAAATGTTCCTGCAATAATGATCACCCCAATCTGCCCTCACTCATTGTCTTTCAGACCTATTGTTGTTCCTGCTGGAGTGGAACTCAAGGTTagcttctgttttgttatttctcTTTGTAAGTTAAAAACTTCTGTAATAACCACGTGAACCTGACCCAAAGCAGAAGCGGTTAggaaatgctgtgtttctccTGCGTTCTTTCATTTGTAGGAGGACCAGATCAAGTCCGGTTGAAGAATGCgtctttgtttaaaataatatgtACCCACTAGCGGAATACTTCACGCTGCTTCCTACTGGACTGTAGTTGTGTAACGTTCTGTAAAATGGGCATACATACATTTGCATTCTGACTAATCAAATTTTACATTATTTCGGTTAAAGTGCATGTAAATCAGTGGCGTTTAAGGGAATGAAAAATTCTACTTTCATGGCTAAAACAACAAATATTGCAGATCTTGAGTATATCGGTAGAGTTATCTGCAatttgctaattattttttgttaatgctgtcttgcaggaaaaaaaggcatgcaATACCTCAATATGAAATGGACTTagttaatgtgtttttttaacaaataccCATGTGTAAGGAAGAATACCTTTCTGCTTCTTGTGGCTGTTACAAGCTTCCAGTCTACTTAAGTTGGAAGAGAGCTAGTATGTTTGGAAGGGCTCTTCTAGGGACATTAGAAGATTAGCAATAAGAAATAAGTGTGTACTGggttttttgttcctgttttacAATATAAATTGAATGTTTATTCATGGCACAGCTCAGTCCACAATTTGTCATGTCAATGGGTGTTACTGGCCAATGGTAGTCAATTCTTTTCTCTTAATAGAAATGTATGTTAAATATGAACAAAACTTCCTAAATGTAACAGCTTTGGATTCATTATgtattaaaatctatttttatgcATTAACTTTATTCTTCTTGAAAGAGATGCTAAGTCAACTCATGTAACTGAATTAAAGCATGCACTGGCTGTAATTGGAAGGTCAGTCTGGTTTATGACCTTGTACTTATAAAGAGAGGGTTTATTGTGTGTAGAAgagtatgtgtatatataccaAACGTGAAATGAAGGTTTGGAACTTGTGTGGTGTGTTACTGCACTGTTATTACGGACAGATTATGAATTTCAGTGCAACTGTAAAGTTGCAAAGAGTCAATTCTGTTCTCGGAGGGACAATGAAGGAGGTGTTTGTTCCTTACTCTTGAAAAATAGGTTTTGGACCTGAAGTTtagttcttttctctttttcagattATGCTTTCCCCGGATGCCAGAAATACAGCATGGGTTTCATTTGATGgaaggaagaggcaggaaaTATGCCATGGAGACAGGTCAAGCCTTTTTTTGATTGTGGCATCTCTTTCTAAGTATAGAAAATACTGATTCGTGCACTTCTCTCATTCTCTAACATCTGTCAAAAGGGTTGCTGGTAGTGAAGAAACAAGCTTTTATAAACCCTAACACCTCTTACAGCACAAACTGCActaaaagtatttaatttctaacTTGGATTTTTTAGATCTTCCTATGAAAGCAAGTCAAATGTTAAGACAAAAGCATGTAAACATGGCATGCTTGGCAAGGAAGATGGACATGTCTTTAGAAAATTCTGTAAATTTAACTTAGAGATAAATCTTAGGAGTTTGAGAAGTTGTAAACCAATGGGAGTTGCACGTAAGCAGTGGCTCTGAATAATGCCGTATGATTTAAACTGTGTTTACTTAGTGAATGGTTGTGGTCGTTTGCGATGTTATTGCCTTGAGTGAGCAGAATGCAGTGTGTGAAGTTTCCTCATTTTTTATGTGCAAAATGTGGTGGTTTATCCTAACGGCAGGTGATTTAAGGCAACTGTGTGATATGTGACTGGTAGACTTGCCATTCaagatgacttcttttttttttcttggtccATAAAAGTtgccagaaaggaaaatgtatagCTGGCATGACACTCCATCTTGAACTGTTTGTATTTCCCCTGAGGTTGAAAGATCTATAGAACAGATCAGGAGGGTAGTAAGGATTCAAACATGAGATTTGGCCCTCTGTTAGGTGCTAgactttttattgctgttgcttGTAGTTGAAACTTAAAGGCTAAGGTGGTGACTTACGTTTTCCTTTGTCCTGGTGTTGTTGATGTGAAGGGCCAGCAAAAGACTGCAGGATGTCATGGGGTGGGTTCAGT contains these protein-coding regions:
- the NADK gene encoding NAD kinase isoform X2, producing MKILEHVMNNLSFSRTTWHWHIQDPASQRLTWNKPPKSVLVIKKIRDASLLQPFKELCVYLTEENNMIVYVEKKVLEDPAIANDDNFGPVKKKFCTFREDYDDISNQIDFIICLGGDGTLLYASSLFQGSVPPVMAFHLGSLGFLTPFNFENFQSQVTQVIEGNAALVLRSRLKVKVVKEHREKMTVQNGIEENGVVSTNIEKEVGKQIMQYQVLNEVVVDRGPSSYLSNVDVFLDGHLITTVQGDGVIVSTPTGSTAYAAAAGASMIHPNVPAIMITPICPHSLSFRPIVVPAGVELKIMLSPDARNTAWVSFDGRKRQEICHGDSISITTSCYPLPSICFRDPVSDWFESLAECLHWNVRKKQNNFAVEEEEF
- the NADK gene encoding NAD kinase isoform X1, yielding MEMNREKLCTSKADVSSDSAYHCSTCHDDEEWSSTSRGRAKSRSLSASPALGSTKEFRRTRSLHGPCPVTTFGPKACMLQNPKTIMHIQDPASQRLTWNKPPKSVLVIKKIRDASLLQPFKELCVYLTEENNMIVYVEKKVLEDPAIANDDNFGPVKKKFCTFREDYDDISNQIDFIICLGGDGTLLYASSLFQGSVPPVMAFHLGSLGFLTPFNFENFQSQVTQVIEGNAALVLRSRLKVKVVKEHREKMTVQNGIEENGVVSTNIEKEVGKQIMQYQVLNEVVVDRGPSSYLSNVDVFLDGHLITTVQGDGVIVSTPTGSTAYAAAAGASMIHPNVPAIMITPICPHSLSFRPIVVPAGVELKIMLSPDARNTAWVSFDGRKRQEICHGDSISITTSCYPLPSICFRDPVSDWFESLAECLHWNVRKKQNNFAVEEEEF